A single region of the Streptomyces sp. AM 4-1-1 genome encodes:
- a CDS encoding putative N-acetylmannosamine-6-phosphate 2-epimerase — MTAAELAERLRGTLIVSCQAPPGDPMRETDTLVRLARAAAAGGGAAIRANEPEVVAAISAAVDLPLIGLWKDGDVGVYITPTPRHAVAVAEAGAHIVAADATDRPRPDGSAFADLVAAVHAAGALVMADVSTLAEGVTAAAQGADFVSTTLSGYVPGTPKRDGPDLDLVAALSAAIDVPVVAEGRIGTPEEAAAALARGAHSVVVGTAITAPTALTARFVAGIVRP, encoded by the coding sequence CTGACCGCCGCCGAGCTGGCCGAACGGCTCCGGGGCACGCTGATCGTGTCCTGCCAGGCCCCTCCCGGGGACCCGATGCGTGAGACGGACACGCTCGTACGGCTCGCGCGGGCCGCCGCGGCCGGGGGCGGCGCGGCGATCCGCGCCAACGAACCCGAGGTCGTCGCCGCGATCTCCGCCGCCGTCGATCTGCCGCTGATCGGGCTGTGGAAGGACGGTGACGTCGGTGTCTACATCACGCCCACCCCCCGGCACGCCGTGGCGGTCGCCGAGGCCGGTGCGCACATCGTCGCGGCCGACGCCACCGACCGACCGCGCCCCGACGGATCGGCCTTCGCGGACCTGGTCGCCGCCGTCCACGCGGCCGGTGCGCTGGTCATGGCCGACGTCTCCACACTCGCCGAAGGAGTGACCGCCGCCGCGCAGGGCGCCGACTTCGTCTCCACCACGCTCTCCGGCTATGTGCCGGGCACCCCGAAGCGGGACGGCCCCGACCTCGACCTGGTCGCCGCGCTCTCCGCCGCCATCGACGTGCCGGTCGTCGCCGAGGGCCGGATCGGCACCCCCGAGGAGGCCGCGGCGGCCCTGGCCAGGGGCGCCCACAGCGTCGTCGTCGGCACCGCCATCACCGCCCCCACCGCGCTGACCGCGCGCTTCGTCGCCGGGATCGTCCGGCCCTGA
- a CDS encoding ROK family protein, producing MNRPFSTGESPGAGDRPGAAATAFAGPVIGLDLGGTKIAAALLDSDGGVLARATRATPARDGAAAVLDALAATAAEVDPARLATAVGVAAAGVVDPRTGMVTSATDSILGWAGTALGTGLADRTGLPVACDNDVRATAGPELAALRPPGGPGTASLIFAAVGTGVGGAVAVDGRMLHGASGVAGHLGHLPSPAAAGLPCTCGASGHLEVIASGPAVTAHYERLAGTSVDRLETVAARAARGDDHAVRAITTGAAAVGQVLGGLANALGPDRVVVGGGVPRIGPLYADALTAAFTAELMPPLRGLVPVPPLFGHDAAVLGAAALTTTLPLHHPGALR from the coding sequence ATGAACCGGCCGTTCTCCACGGGGGAATCCCCCGGCGCGGGGGACCGCCCCGGCGCGGCGGCCACGGCGTTCGCCGGGCCGGTGATCGGGCTGGACCTCGGGGGTACGAAGATCGCCGCCGCGCTCCTCGACTCGGACGGTGGCGTGCTGGCCCGTGCCACCCGGGCCACCCCCGCCCGGGACGGCGCGGCGGCCGTGCTGGACGCGCTCGCGGCCACCGCCGCCGAGGTGGACCCCGCCCGGCTGGCCACGGCGGTGGGCGTCGCGGCGGCCGGGGTGGTCGACCCCCGTACCGGCATGGTCACCAGCGCGACCGACTCCATCCTCGGCTGGGCCGGTACCGCGCTGGGTACCGGGCTCGCGGACCGCACCGGGCTGCCGGTCGCCTGCGACAACGACGTACGCGCCACGGCCGGTCCGGAACTGGCCGCGCTCCGCCCGCCCGGCGGCCCCGGCACGGCGTCGCTGATCTTCGCCGCGGTCGGGACCGGGGTGGGCGGCGCGGTCGCCGTGGACGGCCGGATGCTGCACGGCGCCTCGGGGGTCGCCGGGCATCTGGGGCACCTGCCGAGCCCGGCGGCGGCCGGGCTGCCCTGCACCTGCGGCGCGAGCGGCCATCTGGAGGTCATCGCCTCCGGGCCCGCCGTCACCGCGCACTACGAGCGGCTGGCCGGCACGTCGGTGGACCGGCTGGAGACCGTCGCCGCACGGGCCGCCCGAGGCGACGACCACGCCGTCCGGGCCATCACGACCGGTGCCGCGGCCGTCGGCCAGGTCCTGGGCGGGCTCGCCAACGCCCTCGGCCCCGACCGGGTCGTCGTGGGCGGCGGGGTCCCCCGGATCGGACCGCTGTACGCGGACGCCCTGACCGCCGCCTTCACCGCCGAGCTGATGCCTCCGCTGCGGGGGCTCGTCCCCGTACCGCCACTGTTCGGGCACGACGCGGCCGTGCTCGGCGCCGCCGCGCTGACCACCACTCTTCCCCTCCACCACCCGGGAGCCCTCCGATGA
- a CDS encoding dihydrodipicolinate synthase family protein has translation MPLTAPLHGVVPPVCTPLDSRGDVDTASLARLVEHLVGGGVHGLFALGSTGEVAYLTDEQRATALETVINVADGRVPVLAGVIDTTTARVAEHARSAAELGADALVATAPFYTRTHGKEVAGHFRRLRESVDLPLFAYDIPVAVHSELAPELVRELAEEGTLAGLKDSSGDEGGLRRLIVELGGRTGRAEGPAPRFSILTGSELTVDAALLAGVDGVVPGIGNVDPAGYVRLYDAARAGDWSLAAKEQERLVELFAMVDAGPEADMGRSSSALGSFKAALRLLGVIDRGDTAFPQIQLSAESVALVARRLRAAGLPPVR, from the coding sequence ATGCCTCTGACCGCACCGCTGCACGGCGTAGTACCGCCGGTCTGCACCCCGCTCGACTCGCGGGGGGACGTCGACACCGCGTCCCTGGCGAGGCTCGTGGAGCACCTCGTCGGCGGGGGCGTGCACGGCCTCTTCGCGCTCGGTTCGACCGGCGAGGTCGCCTATCTGACCGACGAGCAGCGCGCCACGGCGCTGGAGACGGTGATCAACGTGGCGGACGGACGGGTGCCGGTGCTCGCCGGTGTCATCGACACGACGACCGCCCGTGTCGCCGAGCACGCGCGGTCCGCCGCCGAACTGGGCGCCGACGCACTGGTCGCGACCGCGCCGTTCTACACCCGCACCCACGGCAAGGAGGTCGCCGGGCACTTCAGGCGGCTGCGTGAGAGCGTCGATCTGCCGCTCTTCGCGTACGACATCCCGGTCGCCGTGCACAGCGAGCTCGCCCCCGAGCTGGTGCGCGAACTGGCCGAGGAGGGCACCCTCGCCGGTCTCAAGGACAGCAGCGGCGACGAGGGCGGTCTGCGCAGGCTGATCGTCGAGCTGGGCGGGCGCACCGGCCGCGCGGAGGGTCCGGCGCCCCGGTTCAGCATCCTGACCGGTTCCGAACTCACCGTCGACGCGGCCCTGTTGGCAGGCGTGGACGGGGTCGTGCCGGGCATCGGGAATGTGGACCCGGCCGGATACGTCCGGCTGTACGACGCGGCGCGGGCCGGGGACTGGTCGCTCGCCGCGAAGGAGCAGGAGCGGCTCGTGGAGCTGTTCGCCATGGTCGACGCGGGTCCGGAGGCGGACATGGGCCGCAGCTCGTCGGCGCTCGGTTCGTTCAAGGCGGCGCTGCGGCTGCTCGGTGTCATCGACCGCGGTGACACGGCGTTCCCGCAGATCCAGCTGTCGGCCGAGTCGGTCGCCCTGGTCGCCCGCCGGCTGCGCGCCGCCGGTCTGCCGCCGGTCCGATGA
- a CDS encoding FadR/GntR family transcriptional regulator: MARPTMAQDVERGIKELILDRRLAPGDALPTEAELMEVFGVGRVSVREALKSLQAVNVVEIRRGSGTFVGSLSLSPFAEGLAFRAAVRHRQGAPGLAELTEVREALETGLVGAVAAGVPAADLDVLRGLVATMETEAHTGRVARSTDRAFHLALYASFDNHLLSEVLDAFWAAMDRVREDLDDGHQDPATTCAQHREIVDAVAAADGERAVRAMRTHFDGIRARLNAPPRGPDTRARRPGNALPDVRT, translated from the coding sequence GTGGCGCGGCCCACCATGGCTCAGGACGTCGAGCGCGGAATCAAGGAACTCATCCTGGACCGCAGGCTGGCGCCCGGAGACGCGCTGCCGACCGAGGCCGAGCTGATGGAGGTCTTCGGCGTCGGACGGGTCTCGGTGCGTGAAGCGCTCAAGTCGCTCCAGGCCGTCAACGTGGTCGAGATCCGCCGGGGTTCCGGGACGTTCGTCGGCTCGCTGTCCCTGTCACCGTTCGCCGAAGGGCTCGCCTTCCGGGCCGCCGTCCGCCACCGGCAGGGCGCGCCGGGACTCGCCGAGCTGACGGAGGTGCGGGAGGCGCTGGAGACGGGCCTCGTCGGGGCCGTCGCGGCCGGTGTCCCGGCGGCCGATCTCGACGTGCTGCGTGGGCTGGTGGCCACGATGGAGACCGAGGCGCACACCGGCCGGGTCGCCCGCTCGACCGACCGCGCCTTCCATCTGGCGCTCTACGCCTCGTTCGACAACCACCTGCTCAGCGAGGTGCTGGACGCCTTCTGGGCGGCCATGGACCGGGTGCGGGAAGACCTCGACGACGGACACCAGGACCCGGCGACCACCTGCGCCCAGCACCGCGAGATCGTCGACGCGGTCGCGGCGGCCGACGGCGAACGCGCGGTACGGGCCATGCGGACGCACTTCGACGGAATCCGCGCCCGCCTGAACGCCCCGCCGCGCGGTCCGGACACCCGGGCCCGACGGCCCGGGAACGCGCTTCCGGACGTACGGACCTGA
- a CDS encoding acetylxylan esterase, which yields MPLTDLPLADCRAFRPDLPVPADFDEFWARTLDDSPTSRQESLDKPEFTRVDTGLPLIRTYDVTVPGFAGRPVRGWLHLPTGDARPLGCVVEFLGYGRGRGLPHEKLLWSSAGYAHLVMDTRGQGWSAAGGATADTDAGGAGTVPGFVTRGIESPRTHYYRRVFVDAVRCVEAVRGHPEVDPGRVVVTGVSQGGGIALAVSGLVPGLAGVMPDVPFLCNFRRAAEISGRPPYTEIADYLKLHRDRTEAVFTTLSYFDAALLAERATAPALFSIAMMDEVCPPSTCFTAYNRYAGPKDVRVYAFNGHEGGAEYQQREQLVWVRALLG from the coding sequence ATGCCTCTGACCGATCTCCCGCTCGCGGACTGCCGCGCCTTCCGCCCGGACCTCCCGGTGCCCGCCGATTTCGACGAGTTCTGGGCGCGGACCCTGGACGATTCCCCGACGTCCCGTCAGGAGAGCCTGGACAAGCCGGAGTTCACGCGTGTCGACACCGGGCTGCCCCTGATCCGGACGTACGACGTCACCGTCCCCGGGTTCGCGGGGCGGCCGGTGCGCGGCTGGCTCCACCTGCCCACCGGGGACGCCCGTCCGCTCGGCTGCGTGGTGGAGTTCCTGGGATACGGGCGAGGCCGTGGGCTGCCCCACGAGAAGCTGCTGTGGTCGTCCGCCGGTTACGCGCACCTGGTCATGGACACCCGCGGTCAGGGCTGGTCCGCGGCAGGTGGCGCCACCGCCGACACGGACGCCGGGGGCGCCGGAACCGTGCCCGGGTTCGTGACCCGGGGCATCGAGAGTCCGCGTACCCACTACTACCGCCGGGTGTTCGTCGACGCGGTGCGCTGCGTCGAGGCCGTGCGTGGCCACCCGGAGGTCGACCCCGGCCGGGTCGTCGTCACCGGGGTCAGCCAGGGCGGCGGTATCGCGCTGGCGGTGTCCGGGCTGGTGCCGGGGCTGGCGGGGGTGATGCCCGATGTGCCGTTCCTGTGCAACTTCCGGCGTGCGGCGGAGATCAGCGGCAGACCGCCGTACACCGAGATCGCCGACTATCTGAAGCTCCACCGCGACCGCACCGAGGCCGTGTTCACCACCCTGTCCTACTTCGACGCCGCGCTGCTCGCCGAACGCGCCACCGCCCCGGCGCTGTTCTCGATCGCGATGATGGACGAGGTCTGCCCGCCCTCCACCTGCTTCACCGCCTACAACCGTTACGCGGGCCCGAAGGACGTCCGGGTGTACGCGTTCAACGGGCACGAGGGCGGTGCGGAGTACCAGCAGCGTGAGCAACTGGTCTGGGTGCGGGCGCTCCTCGGCTGA
- a CDS encoding FadR/GntR family transcriptional regulator: protein MSGTRPGRQLLRQEVVEGIKRYILEKQLRPGDSLPTEPALCEALGASRSSVREAMKILDALDIVEVRHGHGTYVGRLSLSALVESLTFRGLLSPDDDFQVLADLVDVRELFERGMADRIVSLLSPEQLDRMDALVATMRETGAREGHGFVEADRAFHALLVAPLGNQLIGQLSMAFWDVYTIVAPHLDGFTHADETATVAAHQNIVDAARAGDTPGFIKALGEHYAPVRRRISEARARG from the coding sequence ATGTCCGGTACGCGGCCCGGCCGGCAGTTGCTCAGACAGGAAGTCGTCGAGGGGATCAAGCGCTACATCCTCGAAAAACAGCTCCGCCCCGGGGACTCGCTGCCCACCGAACCCGCCCTGTGCGAGGCGCTGGGCGCGAGCCGTTCGAGCGTCCGGGAGGCGATGAAGATCCTGGACGCGCTGGACATCGTGGAGGTGCGGCACGGACACGGCACGTACGTCGGCAGGCTCAGTCTGTCCGCGCTGGTGGAGAGCCTGACGTTCCGGGGGCTCCTCTCCCCCGACGACGACTTCCAGGTGCTGGCGGACCTCGTCGACGTCCGCGAACTCTTCGAGCGCGGCATGGCCGACCGGATCGTCTCGCTGCTCAGCCCGGAACAGCTCGACCGCATGGACGCCCTGGTGGCGACCATGCGGGAGACCGGCGCCCGGGAGGGGCACGGGTTCGTGGAGGCCGACCGGGCCTTTCACGCACTGCTGGTGGCGCCGCTCGGCAATCAGCTGATCGGCCAGCTCTCGATGGCGTTCTGGGACGTGTACACGATCGTCGCACCGCATCTGGACGGTTTCACGCACGCCGACGAGACGGCGACGGTCGCCGCCCACCAGAACATCGTGGACGCGGCGCGGGCCGGGGACACCCCCGGATTCATCAAGGCGCTGGGGGAGCACTACGCGCCGGTCAGGCGCCGGATCTCCGAGGCCCGCGCCCGGGGCTGA
- a CDS encoding ABC transporter substrate-binding protein yields MPELRSAGVERRTFLRYTSAIGAAAAITASLAACGGPSSTADGSAGKGDGAGTIEAGLSYPLSTGFDPMITSGATPYAANMHIFEGLVDLDPATLVARPALATEVPKKINATTYRATLREGATFHDGSPVTADDVVFSFERILDPKNSSLMAQFVPFVDKVTAVDASTVEFKLKYAFALFPSRIAVARIVPKKIVSADPKAFDAKPVGSGPYRFVEATREDKIVFEAYGKYNGPHPAKAKKMIWRLMSDQSARVSAMESGRVQAIEDVPYIDVKRLSGSAKTESVQSFGLLFLMFNTADKRFADKRVRQALHYALDTEKIISTAMVGNAAAATGYVPATHPDYTKAATVYTHDVAKAERLLAEAGAKNLSFTVLTTDTGWVKDIAPLLKESWEAAGVKVTLNIAQSPAQYAKVDKGDFDVLVAPGDPSVFGNDADLLLRWFYYGFWPEKRYGWAGSAAYKQVKQTLDKAAQAADEAKRRELWGQVTDLVADEAALYPILHRKLPTAWNEKALPGFKPLPTTGLSFVDVGRA; encoded by the coding sequence GTGCCCGAGCTGAGATCAGCCGGTGTCGAGCGCCGCACCTTCCTGCGTTACACCAGTGCCATCGGCGCGGCCGCCGCCATCACGGCGAGCCTCGCCGCCTGCGGCGGCCCGTCCTCGACCGCCGACGGCTCGGCCGGGAAGGGCGACGGCGCGGGCACCATCGAAGCCGGGCTCTCGTACCCCCTGTCGACCGGCTTCGACCCGATGATCACCTCCGGTGCCACCCCGTACGCCGCCAACATGCACATCTTCGAGGGCCTGGTCGATCTCGATCCGGCGACACTCGTGGCCCGTCCCGCGCTCGCCACCGAGGTGCCGAAGAAGATCAACGCCACCACCTACCGCGCCACGCTCCGCGAGGGCGCCACCTTCCACGACGGATCACCGGTCACCGCCGACGACGTGGTGTTCAGCTTCGAACGCATCCTGGACCCCAAGAACTCCTCGCTGATGGCCCAGTTCGTGCCGTTCGTCGACAAGGTCACGGCCGTCGACGCGAGCACCGTCGAGTTCAAGCTCAAGTACGCCTTCGCGCTCTTCCCCTCGCGCATAGCCGTCGCCCGGATCGTCCCGAAGAAGATCGTCTCGGCCGACCCCAAGGCGTTCGACGCCAAGCCGGTCGGCTCCGGTCCGTACCGGTTCGTCGAGGCGACCCGCGAGGACAAGATCGTCTTCGAGGCGTACGGCAAGTACAACGGCCCCCACCCGGCCAAGGCCAAGAAGATGATCTGGCGCCTGATGTCCGACCAGTCGGCCCGCGTCAGCGCCATGGAGTCCGGCCGCGTCCAGGCCATCGAGGACGTCCCGTACATCGACGTCAAGCGGCTCTCCGGCAGCGCGAAGACGGAGTCCGTGCAGTCCTTCGGCCTGCTCTTCCTGATGTTCAACACCGCCGACAAGCGCTTCGCCGACAAGCGGGTGCGCCAGGCGCTGCACTACGCCCTGGACACCGAGAAGATCATCTCCACCGCGATGGTCGGCAACGCCGCCGCCGCCACCGGCTACGTCCCCGCGACCCACCCGGACTACACCAAGGCCGCGACCGTCTACACCCACGACGTGGCCAAGGCCGAGCGGTTGCTCGCGGAGGCCGGCGCGAAGAACCTCTCCTTCACCGTCCTCACCACCGACACCGGCTGGGTCAAGGACATCGCACCGCTGCTGAAGGAGAGCTGGGAGGCGGCCGGGGTCAAGGTCACCCTGAACATCGCCCAGTCCCCGGCCCAGTACGCCAAGGTCGACAAGGGCGACTTCGACGTCCTCGTCGCCCCCGGGGACCCCTCCGTCTTCGGCAACGACGCCGACCTGCTGCTGCGCTGGTTCTACTACGGATTCTGGCCCGAGAAGCGCTACGGCTGGGCCGGATCGGCCGCGTACAAGCAGGTCAAGCAGACCCTCGACAAGGCTGCCCAGGCCGCCGACGAGGCCAAGCGCAGGGAGCTGTGGGGCCAGGTCACCGACCTCGTCGCCGACGAGGCCGCGCTCTACCCGATCCTCCACCGCAAGCTCCCCACCGCGTGGAACGAGAAGGCCCTCCCCGGCTTCAAGCCGCTGCCCACCACGGGCCTGTCCTTCGTGGACGTCGGCCGCGCCTGA
- a CDS encoding ABC transporter permease — protein sequence MVAFLRLALRRVAMMPVMILGIALLVFVVLQFSPADPAFNALGESATPEARAAFADANGLNDPLPVRYFHFLGQLLHFDLGMTVPPSVPVVDRITAAFPLTLQLTVLGLIIAVVLAVLLGVVGAMYRDRWPDQLFRVLSMAGVAIPSFWLGVLLIQQFALNTPLFPTGGYTNPGDSFGGWLRTMALPSISLAVPVAASLARLVRTSMVAELDRDYVRTARGSGLPSSMVIRSVLRNALVTPLTVLGVKVGYLLSGAVVIEAIFDLPGMGKLILEGVTGGDVALVQGTVLTIAIAFLVVNVIVDLLYLLVNPRIRTV from the coding sequence ATGGTTGCTTTTCTCCGGCTCGCGCTGCGCCGCGTCGCGATGATGCCGGTGATGATCCTCGGCATCGCGCTGCTGGTCTTCGTGGTGCTGCAGTTCTCGCCGGCCGACCCGGCCTTCAACGCGCTCGGGGAGAGCGCCACCCCCGAGGCCCGCGCGGCCTTCGCCGACGCCAACGGCCTCAACGACCCGCTGCCCGTGCGGTACTTCCACTTCCTCGGCCAACTGCTCCACTTCGACCTCGGCATGACCGTGCCGCCGAGCGTGCCCGTGGTCGACCGGATCACCGCCGCCTTCCCGCTCACCCTCCAGCTGACGGTCCTCGGACTGATCATCGCGGTCGTCCTCGCCGTCCTGCTCGGCGTCGTCGGAGCCATGTACCGCGACCGCTGGCCCGACCAGCTCTTCCGGGTGCTCTCCATGGCCGGGGTCGCCATCCCCTCGTTCTGGCTCGGCGTACTCCTCATCCAGCAGTTCGCGCTGAACACACCGCTCTTCCCGACCGGCGGCTACACCAACCCGGGCGACTCCTTCGGCGGCTGGCTCAGGACCATGGCCCTGCCCTCGATCTCGCTCGCGGTGCCCGTGGCCGCGTCCCTCGCCCGGCTCGTCCGCACCTCGATGGTCGCCGAACTCGACCGTGACTACGTCCGTACCGCCCGCGGCAGCGGCCTGCCGTCGTCCATGGTGATCCGCTCGGTGCTGCGCAACGCGCTCGTCACCCCGCTCACCGTGCTCGGCGTCAAGGTCGGCTATCTGCTCAGCGGCGCCGTCGTCATCGAAGCGATCTTCGACCTGCCCGGCATGGGCAAACTCATCCTCGAAGGTGTCACCGGCGGCGATGTCGCCCTGGTCCAGGGCACCGTACTGACCATCGCCATCGCCTTCCTGGTGGTCAACGTCATCGTCGACCTGCTCTACCTGCTGGTCAACCCGCGCATCAGGACGGTGTGA
- a CDS encoding ABC transporter ATP-binding protein — protein MIRLDGVHVRHKARSGGVFRRDAVHALTDATLEIERGEIVGLVGESGCGKSTLARVLTGLQKPTEGEVRFHGRDLWEMSAAQRRDDFGSAVGVVFQDPSTALNPRLTVRQILRDPLDVHRRGTRDERERRVEELLDLVGLPGHTLAALPGQLSGGQRQRVAIARALALEPELIVADEPTSALDVSVRAQVLNLLVDLRERLGLGMVFISHDIQTVRYLADRIAVLYLGRIVEQGRAADVAGAPSHPYTEALLSATPSLLETTERIVLTGPVPSATNPPSGCPFRTRCWKADDACATVFPAESAGADGHRWHCVHPQTPAGLPGEAASVPSARSTA, from the coding sequence GTGATCAGGCTCGACGGCGTTCACGTACGCCACAAGGCACGCAGCGGCGGGGTCTTCCGCCGGGACGCGGTGCACGCCCTCACCGACGCAACCCTGGAGATCGAGCGCGGCGAGATCGTCGGACTGGTCGGCGAGTCCGGCTGCGGCAAGTCCACGCTGGCCCGGGTCCTCACCGGCCTCCAGAAGCCCACCGAGGGAGAGGTGCGCTTCCACGGACGCGACCTCTGGGAGATGTCGGCGGCCCAGCGCCGCGACGACTTCGGCTCCGCCGTCGGCGTCGTCTTCCAGGACCCCTCCACCGCGCTCAACCCACGACTGACGGTACGTCAGATCCTGCGCGACCCGCTCGACGTGCACCGGCGTGGCACCCGCGACGAGCGCGAACGGCGCGTCGAGGAACTCCTCGACCTGGTCGGCCTGCCCGGCCACACCCTCGCCGCCCTGCCCGGCCAGCTCTCCGGTGGCCAGCGCCAACGCGTCGCCATCGCCCGCGCCCTGGCCCTCGAACCCGAACTGATCGTCGCCGACGAACCGACCTCCGCACTCGACGTCTCCGTCCGCGCCCAGGTCCTCAACCTCCTCGTCGACCTCCGGGAACGCCTCGGCCTCGGCATGGTGTTCATCTCCCACGACATCCAGACCGTGCGCTACCTCGCCGACCGCATCGCCGTCCTCTACCTAGGCCGGATCGTCGAGCAGGGCCGCGCCGCCGACGTCGCGGGCGCCCCCAGCCACCCGTACACCGAGGCACTGCTCTCCGCCACGCCCAGCCTGCTGGAGACCACCGAACGGATCGTGCTCACCGGCCCCGTGCCGTCGGCCACCAACCCTCCGTCCGGCTGCCCGTTCCGCACCCGCTGCTGGAAGGCGGACGACGCCTGCGCCACGGTCTTCCCCGCCGAGAGCGCCGGCGCCGACGGACACCGCTGGCACTGCGTCCACCCCCAGACACCCGCCGGCCTCCCCGGGGAGGCGGCCTCCGTACCGTCCGCAAGGAGCACCGCATGA
- a CDS encoding dihydrodipicolinate synthase family protein: MTARTPRHSGVIPPVVTPLTTDGELDRASLERVVGHLIDGGVNGLFALGSSGETAYLTPGRQDEVIEVITATAAGQVPVLVGAIETTTDRAIERAHAAAARGADAVVVTAPFYTRTDDTEIDRHFRLVAAAVDLPLLAYDVPVCVHSKLDPDLLLRLAADGVLAGVKDSSGDDGAFRRLAIGAREMPGFAVLTGHELVVDAMMLSGADGSVPGLGNVDPHGYVRLHEAAVRGDWAAAKAEQDRLVALFDIVRAARPGTASATAAGLGAFKTALMLRGVIATNVMSPPMRRLDAEETAAVAACLDRAGLSRT; encoded by the coding sequence ATGACCGCCCGCACCCCCCGTCACAGCGGAGTGATCCCGCCCGTCGTCACCCCCCTCACCACGGACGGCGAGCTCGACCGCGCGTCCCTGGAACGGGTCGTCGGCCACCTCATCGACGGCGGTGTCAACGGCCTGTTCGCGCTCGGCAGTTCCGGCGAGACCGCCTATCTGACCCCCGGCCGCCAGGACGAGGTCATCGAGGTGATCACCGCCACCGCGGCCGGACAGGTCCCCGTCCTCGTCGGCGCGATCGAGACCACCACCGACCGCGCGATCGAACGCGCCCACGCAGCCGCCGCGCGCGGCGCCGACGCCGTCGTCGTCACCGCCCCCTTCTACACCCGGACGGACGACACCGAGATCGACCGGCACTTCCGCCTGGTCGCCGCCGCCGTCGACCTGCCGCTCCTCGCGTACGACGTACCGGTCTGCGTCCACAGCAAGCTCGACCCGGACCTGCTGCTGCGGCTCGCCGCGGACGGCGTCCTGGCGGGTGTCAAGGACTCCAGCGGCGACGACGGGGCGTTCCGCCGCCTCGCCATCGGCGCCCGCGAAATGCCCGGCTTCGCCGTGCTCACCGGACACGAACTCGTCGTCGACGCGATGATGCTCAGCGGCGCCGACGGCTCGGTTCCCGGACTCGGCAACGTCGACCCGCACGGATACGTCCGGCTCCACGAGGCCGCGGTACGGGGCGACTGGGCGGCGGCGAAGGCCGAACAGGACCGCCTCGTCGCCCTCTTCGACATCGTCCGCGCGGCCCGCCCCGGCACCGCCTCCGCGACGGCCGCCGGACTCGGCGCGTTCAAGACGGCGCTCATGCTGCGCGGTGTGATCGCCACCAATGTGATGAGCCCGCCGATGCGCCGGCTCGACGCCGAGGAGACCGCGGCCGTCGCCGCCTGCCTGGACCGCGCCGGACTGTCCCGGACCTGA